From a region of the Zingiber officinale cultivar Zhangliang chromosome 4B, Zo_v1.1, whole genome shotgun sequence genome:
- the LOC121978246 gene encoding uncharacterized protein LOC121978246, with product MVDSTSGCEQIYMLDAYQGYHQIPLALEDQEKSRRNVEVYVDDILINFTQAVDLIANVEETCRTLWEYGLKMNTLKCLFGARGEFLGYLVTERGIEANLEKMQALQDMQAS from the exons atggTTGATTCTACTTCTGGGTGTGAGCAAATCtacatgttggatgcttatcaggggtacCATCAAATCCCCCTTGCCctagaggatcaggagaag AGCAGGAGGAACGTTGAAGTCTacgtagatgacatcctcattaATTTCACTCAAGCAGTAGATCTTATTGCGAATGTCGAAGAAACTTGTCGCACCTTGTGGGAGTACGGGTTAAAGATGAATACCCTGAAGTGCTTATTCGGAGCTAGAGGGGAGTTTTTGGGATACCTGGTCactgagcggggaattgaagccaacctGGAAAAGATGCAAGCACTTCAAGACATGCAAGCTTCGTGA